The proteins below are encoded in one region of Reichenbachiella sp. 5M10:
- a CDS encoding DUF4783 domain-containing protein, whose product MAKHFIAVLTLVFLSHMGQAQSTTDYVEQAFNAGSAKELIKYFNQVTEVKINDVGANYSKAQAEPMLRDFFKQNPPTSFEYIHKGKSPEGLKYNIGLYTSRSKNYRVVLLLKVVNDEYVVDTINFNED is encoded by the coding sequence ATGGCAAAACATTTCATAGCAGTACTCACGTTGGTCTTTTTATCCCACATGGGACAGGCCCAAAGCACTACAGACTATGTGGAGCAAGCATTCAATGCGGGTAGTGCCAAAGAGCTCATCAAGTATTTCAACCAAGTGACAGAGGTCAAAATCAACGATGTAGGGGCCAACTACAGCAAAGCGCAAGCAGAGCCCATGCTCCGTGACTTCTTCAAACAAAACCCTCCGACGAGCTTTGAGTACATCCACAAAGGCAAATCCCCCGAAGGACTCAAATACAACATCGGACTCTACACCAGTCGTTCCAAAAATTACCGGGTCGTTCTTCTGCTCAAAGTCGTCAATGATGAGTATGTCGTAGACACCATCAACTTCAACGAAGATTAA
- a CDS encoding 2-phosphosulfolactate phosphatase — protein MKLNSIDVCLSPKLIDLYDLEGKIVVVVDILRATSVMTTALAHGAKAIIPVEQLEEAKKYLNKEAYLCAAERGGEQVEGFPLDNSPFSYMDECIQGSSIVITTTNGTVAIEKSRAADEVLVGSFLNLSSVADYIQQQQKDVIIHCAGWKGKTNMEDTLYAGALVEKLKHSHHLGCDTPHVTLKYWESIKDNLTETVENSSHAKRLNRLNIKEDIAFCLRIDEYQVVPKMEGKTLVAV, from the coding sequence ATGAAATTGAATAGTATTGATGTATGTCTATCACCCAAATTGATAGACCTGTATGATTTAGAGGGCAAAATAGTAGTCGTAGTGGACATTTTGAGAGCCACCTCGGTCATGACGACCGCTTTGGCACATGGTGCCAAAGCAATCATCCCTGTCGAACAGCTCGAAGAAGCGAAGAAATACCTCAACAAAGAAGCCTACCTCTGTGCCGCAGAGCGAGGAGGAGAACAGGTAGAAGGCTTTCCTCTCGACAATTCTCCGTTTAGTTACATGGATGAGTGCATCCAAGGCAGCTCGATTGTGATCACCACGACCAACGGCACAGTGGCCATCGAAAAGTCACGTGCTGCAGACGAAGTACTGGTGGGATCATTTTTGAACCTATCAAGTGTGGCAGACTACATCCAGCAGCAGCAAAAAGACGTGATCATACACTGCGCCGGTTGGAAAGGTAAAACCAACATGGAGGACACACTCTATGCTGGGGCACTGGTAGAAAAACTAAAACACTCCCACCATCTAGGCTGTGACACTCCGCACGTGACCCTCAAATATTGGGAAAGCATCAAGGACAATCTGACAGAGACGGTCGAAAACTCCTCTCACGCCAAACGGCTCAATCGCCTCAATATCAAGGAGGATATCGCCTTTTGCCTGCGTATCGACGAGTACCAAGTCGTCCCTAAGATGGAAGGCAAAACACTAGTCGCCGTATAG
- the gcvT gene encoding glycine cleavage system aminomethyltransferase GcvT: MSDKNIALNDLHISLGGKMVPFAGFNMPVRYSSDKEEHLCVRQGVGVFDVSHMGEFLLEGPQALDLIQRVTSNDASKIVDGQAQYSCLPNEDGGIVDDLIVYRMSAEKYFLVVNASNIDKDWNWISQYNSDNIPMTNVSDDYSLFAVQGPKAIDTLQKITTVDLSAIKFYHFTEGSIGGVDEVIISATGYTGAGGFELYVKNEHAEKLWKAVFEAGETFDIKPIGLGARDTLRLEMGYCLYGNDIDDTTSPLEAGLGWITKFTKSFTNSEALLQQKEAGVTQKLVGFIMEEKGIPRGGYEILDARNQPIGKVTSGTMSPSMNVGIGMGYVRFGNHLPDSEIFIQVRNKTLKAKVTKLPLYKG, encoded by the coding sequence ATGAGTGACAAGAACATAGCCCTAAATGACTTGCATATTTCCCTTGGAGGGAAAATGGTACCCTTTGCGGGGTTCAACATGCCCGTACGATACAGTTCGGACAAAGAAGAACACCTCTGCGTCAGGCAAGGTGTCGGTGTATTTGACGTCTCACACATGGGGGAGTTTCTCCTCGAAGGCCCACAAGCCTTGGATCTGATCCAACGAGTGACCAGCAATGATGCCTCCAAAATTGTCGATGGACAAGCCCAGTACTCCTGCCTGCCCAACGAAGACGGAGGGATCGTCGATGACCTCATCGTCTACCGCATGAGCGCCGAAAAATACTTCCTAGTAGTCAATGCATCCAACATCGACAAAGACTGGAACTGGATCAGCCAATACAACAGTGACAACATACCGATGACCAACGTATCGGATGACTACTCCCTGTTTGCTGTCCAAGGCCCAAAAGCCATCGACACCCTCCAAAAGATCACCACGGTAGACCTCTCTGCTATCAAGTTTTATCATTTCACCGAAGGCAGTATAGGAGGCGTAGATGAGGTCATCATCTCCGCTACTGGATACACCGGAGCGGGAGGCTTTGAGCTATACGTCAAAAACGAACATGCCGAAAAACTCTGGAAGGCTGTATTCGAAGCAGGCGAAACATTTGATATCAAACCCATCGGCCTGGGAGCCAGAGACACTCTACGACTCGAAATGGGCTATTGCCTCTATGGCAATGACATAGACGACACCACCTCACCACTAGAAGCAGGGCTTGGCTGGATCACCAAGTTCACCAAAAGCTTCACCAACAGCGAGGCACTCCTCCAACAAAAAGAAGCAGGCGTCACCCAAAAACTCGTGGGCTTCATCATGGAAGAAAAAGGCATCCCAAGAGGAGGCTATGAAATCCTAGATGCCCGAAACCAACCCATCGGAAAAGTCACATCGGGTACCATGTCTCCCTCCATGAACGTGGGTATTGGCATGGGCTATGTCCGCTTTGGCAACCATTTGCCAGACAGTGAAATTTTCATCCAAGTCAGAAACAAAACATTAAAAGCCAAGGTCACGAAGCTTCCACTTTATAAAGGGTAA